The Oligoflexus sp. region AAAACCTGCCTCGACTTCCAGGCGGCTATTGATCGTGAAAAAGCCGCTTTTTACGTGGTCAACGATCGAGCGGATGGTCTGGGTGCGCTCGGCGACGATGCTTTCCACTTCGGCAATCTGCTTCGTGAGCGCGTTGTTCAATGTCCGGATCATCTGTTCGGAGCGGGCCTGCATAAAGTTCATGCGACTGCCAAGGGCCAGGGACATCAGCGCGACTTCCGTGGCGCCTCCCAGGAGGTTCCCCCACTGGGCGAAGAAATTCAAAGGGAAAAGGCCATTGAACATCAGCGTGACGATCATGTTGCCAAGCAGAAGACAGGTCCAGGCCAGGGTATAAAAAACAGCCGGACGGAAGCCGCGCCAGGCGGCAGTGATGCCGGAGGCGATCAAGGTCACGCTTACCACCAAAGTGGAAAACGTCAATTCCCGGCCTAACAGCGCATAGGTTCCAAAGAAGCCATGCACGGTGACGGCGATATTCACCAGAATCAGGACGTTCAGCCACTTCTTCCAGCGGGGCATGTGCTTATGCATATTTAAAAAACGCTGGGCGAAGAGGCAGGCAAAGATATGACTCAGGGAAACAAGGATCAGCCACCCACGGTTCATGATCCAATGCCCAAGCTCACCGCCGATCCATTCAATGCCTGTGGCCTGGATTCCAAACTGCGATGAGACAAAGGTGACGAGATAGAGCACATAGACAAGATAAGTCTGACTTTTAAAAGAGACCATGAGAAAAAGGTTATAGAGCATGAGCACGACCATGCTGCCATAAAGAAGACCAAGGATCAGGTTATCGCGGTGCGCGTAGTTCGTGAAATGTTTCATATCCCACAGAAAAAGGCTGACGACGAAGGTCCCCTTGTTCTGAAGACGCATCACATAGTGGTTCATGCCGGGCTTGACATGCAGGGGATAAACGGGGAAGCGAAAGGCTATGGGACGTTTTTCATAACCCACCTCATCACCCAGGGTCAGCTCGCTGCGCGATCCATCCGCTCCTTCCTGATAAAGGGTCAGATAATCCAAAAGCGGATAGCGGTTTTCCAGGATAAGATCGCGGGCCTTGTCGCTGTGATTTTGAATCGAGAGTTTGACCCAGAAATGGGCATCCGCATTATTGAGACCCGGAAAGTCCCGCGTCGCGGCCTTGAAATCCTGATCGTACTTCCCGGACACGATATCTTCAAACGTCAGCTGTCCCGTCAGATCCTCCAGGATCATCACGCTGCGGCCGAGCAGAAGCTCACGCACATCACCGTTGCCGATTTCCGGCACAGACGCCGCCGCGTTCAGGCTGTAAATCAGGCTCAGGAGCCAAGGCCAAAGTCGAAGCATGCCCATATCAAGCCACCTTCTTTTCTTCTTTGAAAATGGTGAAAAGCGGCGCCGGAAGCTGAATCTCGATTTCAAATTCCGTCGGTTTGATTTCCCCACCGGAATTGATCAGGTGAATGGTCACATCCCCGCCGATTTTTTGCAGATACTCCCGCACGGCGCTCATACCCACGCCACGACCCGAGATATCATTGACTGTCTTCGCCGTCGAAAATCCTGCCATGAAGATAAGTTCCGCAATCCTTTGCGGACGATTCTCGTCTTCCTTGATCAAGCCCTGCCGCACTCCCAAATCGCGAATACGATCGAGCCGCAGACCCGCCCCATCATCCCCGTAAAGGATCTCAAGACGACCCTGTGAACCCAGACTAATATCCATGTGAATCATGCCTTCTGGGGATTTCCCCTTCATCATCCGCGTTTCCGCATCCTCGATGCCATGATCCATGGTGTTGCGCAGCAGGTGAATGAAAATGTTGCGGATGACTTCGCAGCCTTCGTTGCTGATCCCGGCCGGCACGGACTGGAAGCTGACCCGCGGAACCGGCTTTTTCAGGTCCTTGGCAAGGGTCGCAAGGGGTTTGCAGATATCCTCGAAAAGTTTTTCGACTTCCAAATAATAGAGCTGATAAAAAGTCTTGCGGACATAATCGACAAAAGGAGTCATTTTTTCGTCCAGATGGAACTCCTCGATCTCGTGCAGGTGCTTGATGTTTTCCCGCACCGTCTCCAGGTCGATCTTCACGACGTCCAGATTTTCGCTCCGCTTCAGCTTCTGCCGATTGACCGTATCGTAGTCCTGAAAGACCTTCTCGACGTCACTCAGCTGGCTAAGGGCAAGGGCCTGGTTCCAGGCCGCTTCCTTCTTTTGCACATGGGCGTAGGTCTGCTCGCAGTCATGCACCAGGGCCGTCATGCTCTTGAAGCGATAGGTACGCGCAGCACCTTTGATGGTATGCATATTGATGAAGAGGATCTTCAGGGCATCGTCATCCGGCACCGCCGAGCTTTCGATGAGGCGGCGATTTTCCGCGATAAAGTTGCGGCCGGTCTTCATGAAGATATCGAACTTTTCGGGATTGATTTCGATGATTTCCCCGATCAGCTCAATATCACGCTGCTGTTTTCTATTCTGCAGCTCCATGGCTTTCAGCTCGGTGACGTCCCGCAGGGTCACGAGCATCTTTTCCACCACATCCCTGCCCGCATCGACGACAGGCTGCCAATCCAAAAGCAGAATCTTATCCTGACCGCTTGCGGTGTGAAGACGCATCTCGCGGATCAGATTATCCTGGTTCATTTCAAAATTAAGCGGAGATTCATTGATGCTGCTTTCCAGGATGGTCTGGACGATGCTCTTCTGCTCGGCATTCAGGTCGCTGGCCGCAAACACAAGGTCCATGGCGTTGCGATTCTTGATGGAATCGGTATTCAGAATGTGTTCCAGGAATTTCGAATAGTCATCCCCGACGACCAGCCCCGGGGCACGAACCGTAAAGATACCCTGATGGATATTCTGCAGAATCATCTTCACATCGCGGGTCTGCCGGGCCACTTCCAGCTGAAGATCCTTGCTCAATTTATCCGCGGTTCGGAAGGCAAAGGCGAAATGACTTCCGACCACCAGGGACTGGCAGAAGATAAAGGCGACCATTCCATAGTGTCCCACGAAAGGCAGAGGCAGCTGATTCACATACACCAGCACATCATTGGTCATGGCCGCCACGAAGAGCGCGATACCCAGAAAAGCCATGGATGCGCCGCGCACCCGACGCCATGTGGCTCGGGTCAGCTGCCAGAACATCAAGAGCGTAAGGCCGATGATGGGCAAAAAGAAGTGAAACCAAAGTGGCCCGGCCTGCTTCGGGAAGACCAGGGTAAAGGCCGTGTAAGTCAGAGCCGTCGCCCAGCCGATCTGAACAGCCCGGCGCGGGAAATAGCCAGGGAACGCCAGGTGAAAGAAATGGAAATACATGGCAAAACCGAGCGGAAACGCCAGAGCATTCGGATAGATCATAAGACTAAAATTCAAAAGCGTGGGCTCTGGGAATATGCGAGTGAGCAGAGCCTCTGTACTGAAAAAGCGAAGCCCCATGATCAAGCTGAATCCCGCCATCAGAAGACTCGGCCTGTCTTCGGGCCTTAATACAAAAAGCGAGGCGTTACTGATCACGAGCAGAAAAAACATGCCCAGCACAAAGCAGGCTTCCATGATCTGAAACTGGTCTTTCGCAGCCGCGCGCGGCGTCAGCTCGATGGCGGGCGTATCCGCGAATGAGCTGTTCAAATGAAACGAAGATACCCCCATCACCAGATACACATCACTGCCATCGAGTTCCGGAAGAGCGGCGATGATCTTGCGGCTCTGGGGTACGGACGTTGCCTCGCGATCCGTGACCACACCGACGTCCGCAAGGAGTATAGCTTCCCGACGGGCAGGGATATAGAGCCATGTTTTATGGGAATTGATGAACTGGCCAAAGGTGATGCTCAGACCTTCCGGGGGCGTTTTCAGGCCCTGAATATGCAGGACGTAGCTGGCATAACCCTGGGCTGTGATATCGCCGCCCAGGGCATCCCATGATCCCGAGGGATTGGGAATCAGAAAGGTCTTGTCCTTTAAAAAAGCTTCGGTCTTGATTTCATCCGCAGTGAAAAGCCGTTTCCAGTGAAACATCCATTGGCCGCGCAGGGGAAGACCTTCTTTTTGAAAGTCCCAGCCACGGGCATCCAAGGTACCCTGTTTGGCTTCCCGAAGCTGGACTTCAGCCCAAGCTGGTCCGCACCATCCCAGTGGGATGGACAGAAGGATGATCACGATGCGAATGAGCGGACACACGACGCCACCTCCTAAAGTGGAGCTTATGTCTGCTATCGGCAATCCATGGGGAACATTGACGGAAAAGCTGCGGGAATACGTGATTCCCGCCCTTGGTTTTTTCCTTAAACCGTGAACAATCCCTTCAGAGGACCTGCGGATGCATAGGCGCCGCCTGGTGTGCCGCCCATGACCTGAGCCATCGAATAGAGCAGCTGGCTGTGCGAGGCCCCGTTACAGTCGAGTATACGCCCTGGATTGTACCCGGCAAGACCCTTGCCTCCCATCAGGTAATAGGGCATATCCTTTCTGGTGTGCGAAGCGCCCTGGGCGATTTCTGTGACGACCAGGATCAGCGAGTTATCCAGCATGGATCCCGTGCGGCCGGCCCTGGGTTCGGGGCGTGCGGCCAGCAAAGCAAAGAGCGTCGTCAGCTGCTGATTGACCCATTTTTTCTGCTGAGCATGGATAGCGCCGCTGTTATGCGAGGCCTGATGGCTTTCCATAGGCCATTCATTGTTCCAGCGATTCAGCCAATCGTAATCCATCTTGATCGTGCTCGTATGCCGGGAAAACTGCAGCGTGGCCACCCGCGCCAACCCGCATTCCATGGCCTGCACCAGGTTATACATCTGCATTTTCATGATAACAGGAGCGGTCTTGTCATCCCACTTGCGTCCATCATCATAGGCAAAGCTCGAAAGATCATAGCCGCTGCAGCTTCCCGAACTGCTCAAAAGCACCTGGATCTGTTTCAGATGCTGCTGAATCTTGTTCTTCTCGCGTTCGATGTCGGTTTTGGCCAGGAAAGTTTGCAGCTCCTTTTCCACGTTCTTCAGGAGCGCGGCATCCACCGCGTCGGACTCCAAACCACTGCTTTTGAAGAGCCTTTGATAGACAGCCAGAGGACTGTCATCCGCGATTTTCTCCGATCCACCCGGCAGAAAGCTGATGGAGTGTCCCTGATTCTTGCTCGCCTGCACTCCGACATGCAGCAGCGCCTGTTTGAATTGATCGGCAAGATGAACATCCAGCGAACCCTGGCTGGGATTGGTGCTTGCCGACAGGAGGCAGCGGGCCGCCTCCTCATGCCCGTCGCCGTTTCCATCCAGAAGATTCAGGCGGCGCAGGAGCACCAGCTGATCGCGATAGGGTGCGAGCGGCAGAAGGGATTCAGGCAGCGTGCTGATGGATCCTGAAAGAGCTGACGGATGCCACTGCTCCAGAAAAGCCCCGTCCGGATGATAAACCACGATCAGACGCTCGGCCTTTTTAGGATCAAAAGGCGCGGGGGCCTGCCCCAGAAGATTGCGGGCCCACAGCAGTGACGTCATGCCAGCCATATACTGTAAAAAGCTACGACGCTCCATCATCTTTTATTTCCTCCACACAAAGCTGTCCGAGCTGACAAAGTCCATCATCACCGCACGCAGACTCTTATCCTGCTGCAGCTGCTCCCGAATCGAGGTCTGCAGGCACTGGTCCGTGCTCTGCGCGACATGCCCCTGAGCATAGCGGAGGTATTGGATGCCAAGACAGGCTTTGGCCGTTGGGCTTTCACTCAGAAGTGTGCCGAGTTCCGCAAAATTCTGAAAGGGCAGAGCCGTCGGATCGGAAAGATTCAAAGGACTTTTGATCTCGCCCGACACATCGATGGGAAACCCTGGTTTTTCCGCGTAAGCCTCGCGGAAAAGTCCGACTTCATCGAAGCGCTCAAAACCAAAACCGAGTTTATCAATATACTGATGACAGGACGCGCAGGAATTGCTGCCATCACTCTGCTGTCCCTGCGACAGGTGACGAGCCAGCCGCTCGCGCATGGTCAAACCTGGAGCAGGAGGAGGAATGGTCGTATCCACATTCGCCGGTGGTGGCGGCAGATCCTGACAAAGAAGGCGATTCCTGACAAAAACCCCGCGTTTGATGGGCGAAGCTTCCGTGGAATTCGCATAGGTCACGAGGATGGAACCCTGCGCGATCAAACCGCGGCGCTCGCGATCATAATTCACATTCTGCCAATCCTGGGCGGGCGCAGGCAGCCCGTAATGAGCGGCCAGCTTTTGCGTCAGCGGAGTGGAATCGGCTGCGTAGAGATCCTTCACCGATCCATTCTGATCAAAGACGAGATTCGCCAGAAAGCGCCTTGTTTCCTCCATCATGTCAGCACGCAGAGCAGGCGTTAGCTTTTGATTGTCCCGCGTGACAAAGGGCAAGGAACTGATCCCGAGCCACTGCATCGCAAAATCCGCGAACGTCTCGCGAGCCGCATCCGTGCCCAGCAAACGCTCGGCTTCGCGGCGCCGTGTGGCAGGATCTTTGATGCTGCCGTCCGCAGCCGCAGCCAGCAGCGTTTCATCGGGAGGCGTTCCCGTCAGACTATAAGCCAGGGCTGTCGCCACCTCGTAGGAATCCAAAGAGTAGGCATTCATCGGTGATACAAAACTGCCGATTTCCGAGCGATAAAGGAAATAAGGGGACTGCAGCATGGTCTCCAGAACTTTGGTGGGTTCCATCGCGGCGTAAGCATCCACCTCCGTCTGAGTCAAAGGACGCCGATAGAGTTTCAGACCGATTTTTTCGGCAAAGCAGCGACGATCCGAACCGCACGAGGTTTGGGCCTTGGCTTTTTCCGCGATTTCCCGGGCCGATTTGGCAAAGACCACAAGGTGACGGTCGGTGACGACAGCGGCATCAGCATTGTTGTTATACCCAAGGACGTTCGCCGGCTCAGGCCAGAATTTAAGAGCATTGATATCGGTGACACCCAGGATCACCCGCACACTGTTGCGATACTCACGCTCGGTGAGAAGACGCAGCTGACGCCGCCCCAGATTGCTGCCGGGCGCCTTGCAATCAACTGCATCAGCAGGATTCAGGGCGAAGCGGATATAACGCGCTACATCGCGGGCACAGTCCCCTGTGCACTGCCCGACCTTGCCCAAAGGCATGGTCGTACTGATCCGCTCCGTGAGTTTTTCGACCTGACCACAGCTGGTGCATTTGCCAAGACTGATCAGCAGTGGAGTTCCCGCGCCCCCTTCCCCATCCTTGCCGTGACACTTCGCGCACTGGGTTTGATACTGCTTTTGCCCGGGACTCAGATCCTCATAGCCGGCGGTCAGCAGCACATCACGATCCGGCATCGAAAATTGGCTTTCACTTCGTTTGGGGTCAGCAAGAAGAGTGATGTCCCCCGTCCAGCCGGTGAACAGCGAAGGAACAGGTGTTCCGGCTTGAATACGAACGAGGGAACCAGGACTGTATTGACCCGATCCCGATCCATTTTGAATGGTGACCGAATAAAGTCGTTCTTCGGGATTGAGGTCGAACCATTGATTGACGACCTGATTTTGCTTTTTCCAGACGTACCAGCCGTTCTCTTTCCGCGTAAGATCCGGCGTCTGTTCACCGCTGGCGTTGGTGAAGATCAATTTGATGGATTGATCCTTGGGGTCGGTTTGCTTCTGATCGATGAAGCCCCGGTACCAACCGGCTACGTCAGCCAAAGCCTTGCCTGGCCAGCGTCCACTGGTTTCGACCACCTTGTTGTCCTGAACGTACCAGGTGTAAAGATAGACTTGATTCCAGCTCTCCGGTTTCTTGAAGAAGACGTAGAAGCCCGAAACATTGTCCTCGGCCACCAGGCTCCAGCTCCACAGCAGTGCCAAAAAGAAAATCAGCCTTCGTCGCATAGATGTCCCCCTTCTTTGTTTCATTTCTAATGGCCTGGGGTTGGACTGACAATCGTCTTTTTTTTCCGAACATCCAAATGGTCGGCTCTCAAGATGAATTCTGCTTGACCGAAAGGAATATGGCGAAAGTTTACGCAGAGGTATTTGCCTCGTGAAAAGGATGAGACGCATGAGTTTCCGAAGCATCCTGTGGTTCGTGTGCGCTGCTGTCTTGGGTCTGAATCACAATTCCCTGTATGGAAAAGAATACAAAGAACATGAAATCAACTGGGAGCCCTTAAGAAAGCGCCCGGACCTCTATCAGGCTTACTGGGCGATCTATGGCGATGGAAAAGAGCAGAAGACGCTCACCCGCGAGCAGCTGAAGCGCTCCTATGAAATCACGGAAACGATTCTTAAAACCAATCCCAAGTGGGTCGATGGCTATTGGATACTCGGCAGCACCGCGTTCCAGTGGGGTTCGTCCTATAATGACGAGAAGGATCTGCCTTTGGCCCGTGAAATTTTTCTGAAAGGCAAAAAAGCCACGGAATCCTGTTTAAAAATTGATCCGAACCAGCCTCTTTGCAAACTCTTCCTGGGGTCCGCGATCGGCAGCATCGGCAGTATAGATGGAATCCTAGCGTCCCTGAAAAATGCCAAGACCGTGGAAAAGCTCTGGCTGGAAGTCCTGGCCTCCAACGTGAATTACCACTTTTATCCCAGCATTACGATGCAGGGCAGCGTCCGCTATGGGCTTGGGATGTTCTACCGTCTTATTCCGGACATGTGGCTGATCGAATGGCTCTTTGATGTGCGCGGCAGCCTCGACAAAAGCATCAAGCTCCACCGTGAAGGCATTGCCTTCGATGGAACCAATGCCTGTTCCGACATCATGCTGGCCGTCTCCCTGATCTGCAAGGCCAAGGGTGACCGCAAGACCCCGCTTGGACAGGAGGGTTTCGCCCTGCTCGATAAAGCGGCGAGTTCAGATACCGAGAACATCAACCTGAAACTCTGCGTGACGGACGCTCAGAAAGTGGCCGAGGAACCGTCCCGCGCCTGTGGATATACGACCACCAAGCAGCAGGACGTCAGCGAAGAAGCGGTGAAAAAGCAGAATAAATCCTGAACGGCTTTCAGTGCCCTGATTTCAGCAGCGCAAAGTGCTGATGCAAAAGTTCATGGAAGGATTGAAAGCGTTCTTTCGGAAGGGCCGTGCTCATGATCTGATGGGATGCCTCGGGCAGGTGCCCGCGGAAATCGTGAAGACAGTGGCCCAGCTCGTGATAAACAATAGTCTTCAGCGTCAGTGCATCAACCTTAATTCGCCCCACATAACCAGCCGCATCCGGTTTCCGGATCTTGACCGTCCTAAAGCGCATCGACTCATCGGGATGATTCTCATTCATGCGTTCACAGCGGCCTAATACCGTTTCATCACCCTGCTGCCCCAGATCATCTTGCCAAACGACCTGGACGAGCTGGCTCCGCAATTCAGGTGAAACCGGGATGGCATTCGCCTGCGCATCACTCTCGTAAGCCGCGACCAGGGGCATCAGCTCCGACTCAAAACGCGTCTCGGGCTTGGAACTCGCGCCATCTGACGTAGGCGGCTGCGATCCGCAGGCCAAAAGCGGCATAACCAACAGTAATGATGGAAGATTTTTAAAAAAAGAAGACGTGACAGGACGCGAAATCCAGGAAGTCAGCAACAGCAGCATAAATCACCCAGCAACAACACTTTGACATCCATAATCAGCCCAGGCGGGCCGATTGCCCCTTTTTAAGCCAATACAGCATACATGTCAAGCCCCAATGACCGACCCATCCGTCTTAATTTATTCATTAATTTCCCATAGTTAAACAAATGTCCAAGAAGCTCTTTTTATTTGCTCAAGCTGAGGCTGTAATATCCGGTTACGACAATAATGTAGTTGAATCTATCTCAATTAAGATTTATTAATCCGCAAACTGACGCTCGAAGCTCGAAAGGGCTTTTTTTTAGCCAACCAGACTGGCTGGATGGCCGACCGAAGAAGAAGAGGCTGATATGCGGATCTCGAAACTCCTCAATCCATCGACCTGGCTCGTCGGACAACTCATCTGTCTGCAAGCAGCCTCGGCTCAGACAGTCACAGACAAGGTGGAAACCAAGTTAGGTGGCTGGACTCCTTCGGTACAAACTTCGTACCTGCGCAGTGCCGCCGGTCAGGATTCCGCGTATTATCAATCGGTCGCAGCCATCGAATTCAACCTTGTTCACATGCTCCTCGACTCCAGCAGCTTTCTGTTGTCCACTGGCGTGTCACGCGATCTGGATGCTCTGGAAGAGCGCAACATATGGTCCGCGACCTCCCTGGCTTACATAAGCAGTCCCTACGAAGTCGCCAAAAATCTTGAGTTCCGTTACAGAGGAACAGTAGTCGCGCCCACCAACTCGGAATCCCGAGATTATTTGTCCTATCGCGGTTCTGTGGGAGGCAGCGCAAGCCTGACCCGCAGTTGGAAACGCCTGCCCATCGGCAAGAGCCTGGCCGTCGGCCTTTCGGGCAATGCTTCGCGTAACTTCTTTGAGTATGACGCTTCAGAGAACGGCACTCCCAACACGACAGTCGCATTGGGAACAGGTGTATCCGCCGCTCTTGAGGTAACCGATAGCGTTCAGCTTTCCGGTTCTTACGGCTTGAAAAAATCCCGGAAATCAAACGACACCTGGCTCGACACGCGTTACGAGCACAAGCTTGCAGCTGGATACAGCGTAAGCAATCAGCTGGCCTTGAGCGTCAGCCAAGGTACTGAAAACCGTGCCTACAGCTACGATGCGCAAACTGCACAGTTCGCGCTTTATGATTTTCAAACGACGATCTATGAACTTGCGGCGACCTATACGTTTTAATGCATGAGGGTGATCTAGAGGCGCCTTGCCTCGCTGATTGGAAAGGAACTTATATGACGATGTTTAGGGGAACATTTGGAGCGATCCAGACGCTGGCATTAGCCGGTAGTCTTGTGGTCGGCCTTGGCCAGACCGGCTGCGAAAAGAAGCGCGGTCTGCGATTCACCCAAGGGTCAGGGGACAACCTCTACGAAATTAAGCAATTCGAAGGGGACACGTTCACACTCAAAACAGGCGAGAAGCGCTTCAAGGGTCAAACGTCACGCGCTGACGAACTTTTGACTTTGAACGGCTTCGACAAGATCAACAGTCTCGACGCCGT contains the following coding sequences:
- a CDS encoding 7TM diverse intracellular signaling domain-containing protein, with amino-acid sequence MGMLRLWPWLLSLIYSLNAAASVPEIGNGDVRELLLGRSVMILEDLTGQLTFEDIVSGKYDQDFKAATRDFPGLNNADAHFWVKLSIQNHSDKARDLILENRYPLLDYLTLYQEGADGSRSELTLGDEVGYEKRPIAFRFPVYPLHVKPGMNHYVMRLQNKGTFVVSLFLWDMKHFTNYAHRDNLILGLLYGSMVVLMLYNLFLMVSFKSQTYLVYVLYLVTFVSSQFGIQATGIEWIGGELGHWIMNRGWLILVSLSHIFACLFAQRFLNMHKHMPRWKKWLNVLILVNIAVTVHGFFGTYALLGRELTFSTLVVSVTLIASGITAAWRGFRPAVFYTLAWTCLLLGNMIVTLMFNGLFPLNFFAQWGNLLGGATEVALMSLALGSRMNFMQARSEQMIRTLNNALTKQIAEVESIVAERTQTIRSIVDHVKSGFFTINSRLEVEAGFTKACYRLLGDRIKDQVSIMDVLGLEGSRRSIFQMTVQQVFADSMPEEVSLSQIPRTFRIGDSILILEGGLIRDDAGKPKAILFTVNDITKLRMKQREALRSSMLIKILKNMDAFRSFIKITRENLRHLADPEVRSKQKMTAFILHTLKGNCLIFNMRLQADRIHKLEESGSLRLEDIKELERSFQTFLNRHADILGISWDDDHDEDVVVKQSTLVNLREELNLLGVSREFLALFDRWVKSISARSARSLLGPIVDDVNQLAKRSGRKVQFELQGADVKIYSDAEKHVIKNLVHLVRNAIIHGIEVDRGQKPSRGSVFLIFKAGKGGLEIRCKDDGHGMDRDHIVQLIVEKGLAGVKDIETKPISELIEILSLDGFSTTKEVDLYSGRGVGVAAVYGAVRACDGTMDISTVPGQGTEFIITLPRDEEPVTPNLKAV
- a CDS encoding 7TM diverse intracellular signaling domain-containing protein; amino-acid sequence: MCPLIRIVIILLSIPLGWCGPAWAEVQLREAKQGTLDARGWDFQKEGLPLRGQWMFHWKRLFTADEIKTEAFLKDKTFLIPNPSGSWDALGGDITAQGYASYVLHIQGLKTPPEGLSITFGQFINSHKTWLYIPARREAILLADVGVVTDREATSVPQSRKIIAALPELDGSDVYLVMGVSSFHLNSSFADTPAIELTPRAAAKDQFQIMEACFVLGMFFLLVISNASLFVLRPEDRPSLLMAGFSLIMGLRFFSTEALLTRIFPEPTLLNFSLMIYPNALAFPLGFAMYFHFFHLAFPGYFPRRAVQIGWATALTYTAFTLVFPKQAGPLWFHFFLPIIGLTLLMFWQLTRATWRRVRGASMAFLGIALFVAAMTNDVLVYVNQLPLPFVGHYGMVAFIFCQSLVVGSHFAFAFRTADKLSKDLQLEVARQTRDVKMILQNIHQGIFTVRAPGLVVGDDYSKFLEHILNTDSIKNRNAMDLVFAASDLNAEQKSIVQTILESSINESPLNFEMNQDNLIREMRLHTASGQDKILLLDWQPVVDAGRDVVEKMLVTLRDVTELKAMELQNRKQQRDIELIGEIIEINPEKFDIFMKTGRNFIAENRRLIESSAVPDDDALKILFINMHTIKGAARTYRFKSMTALVHDCEQTYAHVQKKEAAWNQALALSQLSDVEKVFQDYDTVNRQKLKRSENLDVVKIDLETVRENIKHLHEIEEFHLDEKMTPFVDYVRKTFYQLYYLEVEKLFEDICKPLATLAKDLKKPVPRVSFQSVPAGISNEGCEVIRNIFIHLLRNTMDHGIEDAETRMMKGKSPEGMIHMDISLGSQGRLEILYGDDGAGLRLDRIRDLGVRQGLIKEDENRPQRIAELIFMAGFSTAKTVNDISGRGVGMSAVREYLQKIGGDVTIHLINSGGEIKPTEFEIEIQLPAPLFTIFKEEKKVA
- a CDS encoding DUF1592 domain-containing protein; the encoded protein is MRRRLIFFLALLWSWSLVAEDNVSGFYVFFKKPESWNQVYLYTWYVQDNKVVETSGRWPGKALADVAGWYRGFIDQKQTDPKDQSIKLIFTNASGEQTPDLTRKENGWYVWKKQNQVVNQWFDLNPEERLYSVTIQNGSGSGQYSPGSLVRIQAGTPVPSLFTGWTGDITLLADPKRSESQFSMPDRDVLLTAGYEDLSPGQKQYQTQCAKCHGKDGEGGAGTPLLISLGKCTSCGQVEKLTERISTTMPLGKVGQCTGDCARDVARYIRFALNPADAVDCKAPGSNLGRRQLRLLTEREYRNSVRVILGVTDINALKFWPEPANVLGYNNNADAAVVTDRHLVVFAKSAREIAEKAKAQTSCGSDRRCFAEKIGLKLYRRPLTQTEVDAYAAMEPTKVLETMLQSPYFLYRSEIGSFVSPMNAYSLDSYEVATALAYSLTGTPPDETLLAAAADGSIKDPATRRREAERLLGTDAARETFADFAMQWLGISSLPFVTRDNQKLTPALRADMMEETRRFLANLVFDQNGSVKDLYAADSTPLTQKLAAHYGLPAPAQDWQNVNYDRERRGLIAQGSILVTYANSTEASPIKRGVFVRNRLLCQDLPPPPANVDTTIPPPAPGLTMRERLARHLSQGQQSDGSNSCASCHQYIDKLGFGFERFDEVGLFREAYAEKPGFPIDVSGEIKSPLNLSDPTALPFQNFAELGTLLSESPTAKACLGIQYLRYAQGHVAQSTDQCLQTSIREQLQQDKSLRAVMMDFVSSDSFVWRK
- a CDS encoding DUF1552 domain-containing protein is translated as MMERRSFLQYMAGMTSLLWARNLLGQAPAPFDPKKAERLIVVYHPDGAFLEQWHPSALSGSISTLPESLLPLAPYRDQLVLLRRLNLLDGNGDGHEEAARCLLSASTNPSQGSLDVHLADQFKQALLHVGVQASKNQGHSISFLPGGSEKIADDSPLAVYQRLFKSSGLESDAVDAALLKNVEKELQTFLAKTDIEREKNKIQQHLKQIQVLLSSSGSCSGYDLSSFAYDDGRKWDDKTAPVIMKMQMYNLVQAMECGLARVATLQFSRHTSTIKMDYDWLNRWNNEWPMESHQASHNSGAIHAQQKKWVNQQLTTLFALLAARPEPRAGRTGSMLDNSLILVVTEIAQGASHTRKDMPYYLMGGKGLAGYNPGRILDCNGASHSQLLYSMAQVMGGTPGGAYASAGPLKGLFTV